A DNA window from Aythya fuligula isolate bAytFul2 chromosome 4, bAytFul2.pri, whole genome shotgun sequence contains the following coding sequences:
- the RASL11B gene encoding ras-like protein family member 11B: MRLTQGMCSIAECAAPGGDGPAARPRLVKIAVVGGSGVGKTALVVRFLTRRFIGDYERNAGNLYSRHIQIDGEMLAIQVQDTPGVQIHEHSLDCNEQLNRCIRWADALVIVFSITDYKSYELLSHLYHHVRQLHPGNTVPVVIVANKADLLHVKEVEPQHGLQLANMLGCTFYEVSVSENYNDVFNAFHVLCREVSKQQTTSTPERRRTSLIPRPKSPNMQDLKRRFKQALSAKVRTVTSV; this comes from the exons ATGCGCCTGACGCAGGGCATGTGCAGCATCGCCGAGTGCGCCGCGCCCGGCGGggacggccccgccgcccggcctCGCCTCGTCAAGATCGCCGTGGTGGGGGGCAGCGGCGTGGGCAAGACAG CGCTCGTGGTGCGGTTCCTGACGCGGCGCTTCATCGGGGACTACGAGAGGAACGCAG GTAACCTCTACAGCAGGCACATCCAGATAGATGGGGAGATGTTGGCGATCCAAGTGCAGGACACCCCAGGAGTCCAG ATCCACGAGCACAGTCTGGATTGTAACGAGCAGTTGAACCGATGCATTCGCTGGGCAGACGCCCTGGTGATCGTCTTCTCCATCACAGATTATAAGAGCTATGAACTCCTCAGTCACCTTTACCATCACGTTCGACAGCTGCATCCAGGGAACACCGTCCCCGTTGTCATTGTAGCAAACAAAGCTGATCTCCTGCATGTTAAAGAGGTGGAGCCTCAGCATGGACTTCAGCTGGCCAACATGCTGGGCTGTACTTTCTACGAAGTATCTGTCAGTGAAAACTACAACGATGTCTTCAATGCCTTCCATGTCCTCTGCAGAGAAGTCAGCAAGCAGCAAACCACCAGCACCCCCGAGAGAAGGAGAACCTCTCTCATTCCACGGCCAAAATCGCCCAACATGCAGGATCTGAAGAGAAGGTTTAAGCAAGCTCTGTCTGCCAAAGTGAGGACTGTCACTTCTGTGTGA